In Thiothrix unzii, the sequence AAACAGTTACAACTGCGTGATTCGCAAATCCAAAGCCGCGATGTCACCATCGGCGAGCGTGACCACAGCCTCAAGGAACGTGACAGCCACGTTTCCCAGCTCAATGCGCAAATGCAGGAGCGTGACGAAACCATTCACGACCGCGATTCCCTGATTACTGAGCGCAATGCGGTGATTCAAGGGCGCGACGAAACCATTGGTGAGCGCGATTTACAACTGGCGGCGCGTGATTTGAGTGTGCAGCAGCGCGACACCAGCGTGCAGCAACGCGATGTTAATATTGAAGGTTTGACCCTGCAAATTCACGAGCGCGATAAAAGCCTGCAACAGCGTGATAAAGAAATCGCCGCCCGCGATACCCAAGTGCGCGATTTGCAACTTGAAGTGCATTTGCGTGACCAAAGCGTGGCGGAACGCGATGTGCAATTGCAGTTACGCGATCAAACTGTGCAAGACCGCGATGAACAGCTTGATGTGCGCGATGAAACCGTGGCGGAACGCGATGCCAGCATTGCGGAGCGCGACGCACAATTAGAGCAGCGCGATTTACACATCCAGAAAAAAGAAGAAGCGTTACAAGAGCGTGACCATCAAATCAAAACCCGCGATACGACGGTGGCGATGCGTGACCTCAGTTTGAATGAGCGTGACGGGCAACTAGCAAAGCGTGACGGGCAGTTAGCCGAACGCGATGCACAGATCAAAAACCGCGATGTCAGCCTGCATGACCGTGATCAAACCATCATCGCCAAAGAAGGCCACATTCGCCGCCGCGATGAGCGCATTCAAGAATTAACCTTACACATCCAGCATTTAGAAAACCTCTCGAAAGAACAAATGCAGCAATTGCAGCAGCGCGATGAAGCGTTACGCCAGCGCGATTTAATCGTTGCCCAGCGTGACCGTCAAATCGACAAGCTCGACAAAAGCGTGGTCAAGTACGCGGCTGGTGCGCAAAGCATCTTTATTAAAGGTGCGGTAACGGGGTTGCTGGCGGCGTTTGCGTTTGTGTTGGGGCTGCGGTTGTTGGCGATTCTCTAAAAGTGTTTTAACATTCTTTATTACAAGAAGTATTTCTGACCATTCATTCTATGCTGGACGATTTTAGTCCAGCATAACTAAAGTTATATTTACAGGATAAATATAACTTCTATACTTAACCTCGTTCAATAAACAATATCAGCGTCCTATGATTTGCGAGGGATTTGCTATTATGCAAAACAAAAATCTTTTTGTTTTTGGTAGCCTATTAATTTTGAGTGGGTGTTTTGGTGGAAGTTCCAGTGGAAGTTCTAGTGGTAATGGATTATCTGTTGCTTTAACGCCGGAAAATGCTGCCACTGCTGCTCAACTTTCTATGGCTGCGCCAAAAGCGGTATCAGGTTTATTAGAAGGAATGATTGAAGATGTTCCTGATGAGGTGTTTACAGACATTGAAACACGGACAACTAATCGGATGGCAGGTATTGCCGCCGCTATGGCACCAACGCGTGAAGAGGAAGCTTGTAGCCACGGCGGTAAGGTGATCGTTGAGGAAAGCGACACGACATTTACTATTACCTTGGAAAACTGCACTGAGACGGAAAGCGTGGCGGCAACAGACACGACCCCAGCTTATTCCTCGACAGACATCAGTAATGGTTCAATTACCTTTTCTGACAGCACGATGGATGGCTACCCAGATGCTGAAAGCGTGACGATTGATTTGCGCGAATCATTTACCGATACCTTAGGTAAAGAAGAAAACTCAACTGAAAAAGGTTCATTTGTGACGGGTTACAGTGACACGGGATATGCGATTAAAAATATGAATATGAGTACCCGTTATTGGGGAAGAGATTCGGTAAATTCTCCCGTCTACGATTATACCATCGCTGCTCAAGATTTTAATGTAGTCATTGATGCTACGACGGATCAACAAACATTTAGTGGTATTGTGACTGCAACGGGTACAGATGAGGAGGGAGATGCTATGTTAGGCGGTTCTTTCCGAGTGGATACCGTTGCTCCAATCAATAATGATCAAACCCAAGGTGAATACAAAATCACCGGCGCGGGAAATTCCAGTGTGATTACCCGCCTTGACCCCGCAGGTATTTATGTGGAAATCAATGGGGCATCTGTTGAATTCCATGCTTGGGATGATGTTGATGATTATTTTGATTGAGGTGCGTTATGTTTTATAGGAACACAGTAAAGCGGTTTATTCTGATTTTTATGATGATGGTTATTACCCTTTTGTCTTTTGATACATTTGCGGTACCTTCCGGCGGCTATGAAGGGAGCAGTGACTCTCGGTATTTTAAAGCCATGTGCAGTACAATGGTTTCTGATCTTAAGAACGGTGGTGTTGCTTTTATCAGTGATGGGTTTAGTCATAATTTAGGTTACTGCCTGATAGACGCAAGGGATAGGAGCATACGGCTTGTGAGAAATTACACGAACTGCGACATTCTGGAATTGGCTGTCGCAGAATCATGCAGTGGAATATGGGGGTTTATGGGTGGGGATCATAAAGCGTGTGTTAATGAGAGAAGTAAAAAAATAGGACGAAACCCAGGATGGGTTTATAATTTTGGATACTGCCATACAGCCTGTCCTAGTATAAATCCTCCGGTTTTAAATGCACCTCCAGTCAATCTTCCGCCTTGTGGTTTGCATGTGATTCCACCTGATATTTAGTGGGATTGGATGGTTTTTCCACTGAGATAAACTGTTTGTCATGTGGATTTGATAGTGGTTGCTACGCCATTAATGGTTAAGTAGGAATAAATTCGTAATGAAAAAGCTTATTTTGCACGGATTATCCGTTATTTTGTTTTTATTGCCACTCATAGCCGTTGGCGGCGGTGGCTATCAGCGAAGTGATGATGCGCGAACGGTACGTAATAATTGTGGGAGCTATTTGGATACTTGGGACATTACAGGGTTGGCGCGTTGCCTTGGGCGGGTAAAGCGTGACCACTTGCCGAATAAAAGTATCTGCGACGTGGTGGACATTGCTGCTGGTGAGGCGTGTGCTAATCGCTGGGGATTTCTTGGGCAAGACCATAAAAATTGTAAGTACAGCAGGAATGGCGGTGGGTTCATTTATAACTACAGTCTTGTATGGTGGGATGAACTTGGTGCGAATTGTAATTAGGATTCGAGAGTATTTATGAAAAAGAAACCACCGTTGATGGCTTGTATTGTCTCGGTTTCAACAAGTTGCTTCGGTGGTAGTTCAGGTGATAGCTCTGGTATTAATTCATGGAGATGGTTGGGGTATCTATTACTAGCGGCACTACTGTACGGCTTGTCTTTTCCGTCGTGGGAAGGTGTTGAGTTATTCCCATTAGCGTGGATTTGCTTGCTGCCGTTGCTGTCGCCACCGATGGTTGCTCTCCCGTTTTGGCGTTACAGCGGCATTGCTTTGCTGTTTGGGGTGTTGGGTAGTCTGATTGCAGGGCATTGGACGCTGGGGCATAGCCTTGGATTTGGGATATTGGCAATCATTTGGCACGGGTTAATCGTTGCCCCGCCGTTGTGGTTTTTCCATTGGTTGCTGAAACGGTGCAGTTACGCGATGGCGTTGCTGTTATTGCCATTTGTCTGGACAGCGTGGGAGTGGATTGCTGCCAATAACCAACCTTTTTTTTGGGGGGCATTGGGGGCAACCCAAGCTAATCAAACGTGGTTGGTGCAATTCGTGGATTTGACCGGGGTGTGGGGCTTGAGTTTTTGGCTGGTGGCATTAAATGCTGCCTTGGCTTACGCTTTATACCGCTATGCTGCCTTGGAAAAACGTCTGTTATGGCAGCGGTTTTCCTTAATCCTCACACTTTTTTTGTTGCCGCCGATACTGTATGGGCAGTGGCGCATCCATACGTTGCCATGGCAACCCACAGATATGGTGCAGTTAAGCCTATTACAGCCGAATGCTTCAGAAAAAGCGGGGCAAACAGCCCTTGCCACACTGATGGATAATCTGGATAAAACCAAGGTGGATATGGCGGTATGGCCTGAATCCATTTTTGAGTCAATGCCTTTCCACGATAAGACATTTAATGAAAATATTCAGCGTTGGAATATTCCAGTGATGATGGTGTTTATTGCTACCCAATCCAATATGCACCGCCCGGATTTCGTCGATGCCTATGGTGCTGCTATTATTATGGACAATACGGTATTGGGGCGAATCTTAAAAGGGCCAGTATTGAGTTTATTAGAGCCACATTACCGTAAACAACGCTTAGTTCCCCATTCTGAATTGCAGTTAGTGCCTGACAGTATTTTATGGCGGTGGTCGGCATTACGGGAAGTTTTACCTTCCCGTATGTTGCATACCACCAAAAGTAGTCGACCTTTACGTTTTATCTCAAGGACAGGTCAGGAACACCGTTTATCCCCACTGATTTGTTATGAAGCCGTTTTTCCCCATTTGGCAGCTCAAGCGGTACGTGATGGGGCGGAAGCACTGTTTGTGTTAGCCAATGACATCCATTTTGGCGGGACAGAGGCATGGCAAGCTGCATCTTTTGCGCGTTTGCGGGCGATTGAAACCCGCCGCCCAGTAGTGCGAACCAGTACGTCCGGGGTTGTGGGCGTGATTGATGCCTTTGGTGAGTGGCAGATGATGGATAATCACCGGGTATTTGGGGGATTTTCGGCATCCTTGGGGTTGATTGCCACACCACCGACGGTCTATGTGCAGTGGATTGATCTACTGCCGAAGGTGTGTTGTGCAGTTGTGTTACTGGCGGGAGTCACTTGCCGGAGAAAGGTAAGTGCGGCGAATAAAAGTTTTAATTTTATCAATGGGACTAGCGTAGACTGAACGTCAAATTTTGTTGAGGATCCCTTATGCTTAAATTGCTTATCGCAGATGACCACTTACTGTTTATGGAAGGGCTAGCATTGGTATTGCGTGACCGCTTTCTGGGCAGTGTGATTCATCAGGCGAGTCATTTGCGAGAAGTGAAACAGCAATTGCAGGATAACGCCCCTTTCGATTTGCTATTGCTCGACCGTACCATGCCGGGGGTGGATAGTTTGCAGCATTTACAAGCTTTTTGGGACATCGTGCCTGATTTGCGGATTGCAGTCATTTCAGCCGCCGATGCCCCGCATTACATCCAAGAGGCTTTGGGTTTGGGGGTTGTGGGTTTTATTTCTAAAGCATCCCCTCCTGACGTTATGGTCGAGGCTATCCAGCATATTTTGCGGGGTGGGATTTACATACCAGCGTCGCCAAGTCATACGAATGGAAGCGGCACTGTGGACAAAGCATTGCTTCCCCCCCGTTTGCTGGAGGTGCTGACTTTGGCAACGAATGGTTATTCTAATAAGCAAATTGCCGCCATGTTGGCGATAACCGAAGGGACGGTCAAGCAGCATTTTCATGCAATATTAAAAACTTTAGATGCTTATAATCGCACGCAGGCTATTCAGAAGGCACGATTATTAGGTTTGGTGTCTTGATGTTATGGCGTAAGTTATTTTATTCTTTACCTGGACTTTCTAGTGAAGCATTGCTGAATGAGCGTATTCGGTTAGAGCGAATCCAAACTAGCATTGGTACGGTTGCAGCTACAGTCATGGCTAGTGTTGTTTATTCGACACACCCGTATGGTTATTTTCCAGATTATGTGGTCAGTTTGTGGTTTGCCTTCCAATGTTTTTTGTTTGTGGCTTGGTTTTTGTTTTTGGGAGGGTTTCACTACAAATCATCTGTGTTTAAACCATTTTGGTCATATGCTTCTACCATAGCCAGTGTGTTGTATGGATTATCTTGGGGTATTGGTTGGGTATTGTTCGCGGAAAATAATCAGACAAATCATGCGATTTTGTATATTGTGATTTGCGCAGGTGTTGTTAGCGGTGGTTTTTTTGCTACTGCTTTTTATTTTCCTTCTATGCTGGCTTTTACATTTTCTTCTATTACACCCATTACGTTGAATGTCATTTTTAATGGCAGTTTATTGCACCCATGGTTGGCTGGGTCAATTGTTATTTACGCGCTGACCTTTTTTGGGTTTGCCTTAAACCTGCATTTCTTCTTGTTAGATGCCTTGGCACGGCGTGAGCGTGAAATCACATTATCCCGCCGTTTGGAAGAGGAAAAAAAGCAAACCGAATTAGCCCATCAAGAAAAAAACCGTTTTTTAGCGGCAGCCAGCCACGACTTGCGCCAGCCGTTGCAAGCTATCCACTTCTTTCAGTATGCTTTAGAAAAGCAACTTCCCACAGATCAAGACTGGGCTGTTTTCAGAAAGATGCAGGAATCCACCCAATCATTGACTGAGCTGCTGGATGCCTTGCTTGATATTTCCAAGTTGGATGCGGGTGGTATTGACATTAAACGTCAACCGCTGTTTTTACATGATTTGTTGCATCGCGTATATCAACGCTATTTTCCACTAGCAGCAAATGCAGGGATTGACTTGGAGTATATGCCTATTCGGGTTTGGGTTGACTCTGACCCTAAAGTATTAGAGCGTATTATTCAAAATTTAGTGGTGAACGCCATTAAACACATGGGAAAACACGGGCGTATTGTTTTGGGTGCACGTCGGTGTGCGGGTGGAGTACGGGTTGAAGTGCATGATAATGGGGTTGGAATTCCAACTGCGGCACAAACTGCTATTTTTACGGAGTTTTATCAGCTAAATAACCCAGAGCGTAATCGCAATAAGGGATTGGGTTTAGGGCTTTCCATTGTTAAACGGCTTGCGGGTTTATTGGGGCATGAGGTGGGCTTGGTATCCCAAGAAGGAAGGGGGTGTGTATTTTCCATTACGTTGCCACTTGCTTCCGTGATGGCACTTCCTGTCGTGACATCTAATCCAATAGATGCTGTATCAGTACCTATGCCGGGGCAGGTGTTGCTGGTAGAAGACGATAAAACAGTATTGGATGCTTTGATTTTATTATTTCAGTTGTGGGGCTTTTCCATCGTAACCGCAGAAATATTGGATGCTGCCACTATTTTACAGGAACACACTGACATTCAAATGATAGTCAGCGATTACCAGTTACAAGAAGGTTATGACGGTTTACAACTTATCCAACAATTGCGTTTGCTTAGTGGTAGGGAAATTCCTGCGATTTTAATTACCGGGAATACGTCACCTGACGTACTGAAAATGATTGCATCATCAGGAATCGCACTTAGTTATAAACCCATTAATCCCCGCGTACTGCGAAGCTTAGCAGAGACGGTCATGAAAGCTTGTTGATTGCCAACCACCGAATTACCCCCCGCCCCGCGTGATACCCACTCGCAAAACACCCTGTCAGCAAATACCCACCTGTCGGGGCTTCCCAGTCCAGCATTTCCCCCGCGCAAAACACTCCCGGCATGGCGTTTAACATCAGATTGTCATCCATCGCCGTAAACGTCACACCACCCGCCGTACTAATCGCCTCATCCAGCGCGGTAGTGGCAGTCAGCGTGATTGGAACCGCTTTCAACGCCGTCGCCACCCGCTGCGGGTCGTTACGTTGCGCGGCATCCAGCGTTTCAAACAACAGCGCGGCTTTTACCCCATCGAGTTTCAACCGGCTTTTGAGGAAATGCCCCAGCGTTTTGTGGGCGGGGCGTGTCGCCAGCACCGTGAGTAAGGTTTCTTGGCTGTGGTCGGGTAATAAATCGAGGTAAAACGTCGCGCTCCCGTGTGCCATCAAGGTGTCGCGCAAGCGTGCGGAAAATGCATAAATTAAACTGCCTTCCACGCCTTGTGCGGTGACGATCATTTCACCTTTGCGGCTTGCGTGTTGCCCGCGCTCATCGGTGAAATGCAGTGCGACGGATTTCAGCGGCGCACCGGCGAAACGGCTGCGTAAATGTTCACTCCAAGCGCATAAAAAACCGCAGTTGCTGGGCAGTAACGGCGCGGTTTCCACCCCACGTGCGTTTAATAGCGGCATCCACGCGCCATCGCTGCCAAGTTTTTTCCAACTGCCACCGCCCAACGCGAGGATGACAGCGGTGTAAGCCACCTTGATAGCACCGTTGGGGGTGTCGAATTGCAATTGCCCGCTGGCATCCCAACCTTGCCAGCAATGGCGCGGATGAATCCGCAAACCGGCGTGTTTTAAGCGGGTTAACCATGCCCGCAGCAACGGCGCGGCTTTCATTTCACGCGGAAATACCCGCCCGGATGTGCCGACAAAGGTTTCTACCCCTAAGTTTGCGCACCACTCACGTAAAGCATCCGCGCCAAACTGGGTTAAGAGCGGTGTCATCTGCGTTTCGTGGGGTGCGTAACGGCTGCAAAAAGCGGGGAACGCTTCCGAGTGGGTAATGTTTAAACCGCCGATTCCCGCCAACAGGAATTTGCGCCCGACTGACGGCATAGCATCGTACAAATCCACCGCAAATCCGGCGTTGAGGAGTTGTTCGGCTGCCATGAGTCCGGCAGGACCGCCGCCAATGACGACAATAGGGTGTGTGATATTCATGGCAGGCAATGTAAAAGCCGCTCCGGTAAATTGCAAGCGAGGCGCGTGTCTGTGCTAAAGTTAGGCGTTTTACGTCGTCTGGAATTCGCGCATGACTGCCGCACTTTGCCCTTGCCAATCGGGGAAAACTTATACCCAATGTTGCCGCCCGTATCATGACGGTAAAGCCGCGCCCACTGCCGAAACGTTAATGCGTTCGCGTTACAGTGCGTATGTATTGCGCAACGGTGCGTATTTACACCGCAGTTGGCACGCTTCCACCCGCCCGAACAAAAAGAGCTTGCTCCAATTACCGCCCACCGAATGGCTGGGGTTAGAGATTGTGCGTACCGAGCAGGGCGGTGCAACCGATACCAGCGGCGTGGTGGCGTTTATTGCACGTTACCGCGAAGCTGATGCTGAAGCAGTCTTGCAGGAAACCAGTCGTTTTGTGCGTGAAGCAGGGCGTTGGACGTATGTGGACGCGCTGTAATCGCCGGAATTTTATCAATAACAGTAAGGGGCTAAACCATGACACTCGAAGCAACAGATGCACCTAAACCACCGTTTGCCGCTGAGGAATTACGCATTCTCGGCTGTTTGTTGGAAAAACATTTAACCACGCCGAACAATTACCCCCTGACGCTGAATTCGCTGATGTTGGCGTGCAATCAAAAAAGCAGCCGCGAACCCCTGATGAACCTCAAAGAAGGCGTGGTCGGGCGTATTGCCAAAGACTTAGTGGAAGCGGGTTGGGTAGCGATTCAAAACAGCGAACGGGCGCAACGGTTTGAACATCGGGTAACGCGCCGCTTGAAATTGACTACGCAGCAACACGCGATTCTAGCGGTATTGTTATTGCGTCGCCCGCAAACCTTGAATGAAATCAAAACACGCACCGAACGCATGGCGGAATTTACCAGCACGGACGAAATCCGCGATATTCTGGACGCTTGGTTAAGTGACGCGCAACCGCTGGTAATGCGTTTACCGGCGGGGCATGGGCGGCGCGAAGACCGTTATTACCACACCCTTGGCACAGAAACTGCTGAGGATTTGCAAGACGAAATCCCATCAGCAAGTGTGGCAATGCCTGCCCGTCACGATGATGCGTATGAAGCGTTGGAAGCGCGGATTATGGCGTTAGAGCAGCGGTTGACGGCATTGGAAGCGAACTTAGGCGCGTAGGCGGCGTGCAGCAATGCCCGTTGTGGCGCATGATCGTCAAGGCTTGCACTGCTTGTGGTAAGCCTTGACGTGCCGCCAGCCCAAACCAAGTGACGGCTTGTTGATTGTCTTGCTCAACGCCATGCCCGCCGTAATACATCGTGCCTAATTTATATTCGGCTACGGCATTGCCTTGTTCGGCTGCCATGCGGTAATAGTGTGCGGCACGCTCGTCATTTTGGGAGAGTTTAAGCCCTTCGCGGTACAACTTAGCCAAGCGTAATTGCGCGTCAAGGCTGCCCGCATCGGCGGCTTTGCGATACCAAAATTCAGCGCGTGGCATATCAGGGGTTTGTTCGTAAGCGAGTGCCTGTTGGTAATCATCGTCAGGCGGTTCGCTCCAACCTATGCGGGTTGAGAGCAGGCAAGTGGCTATGACAGCCAGCAAGACTGGGCGTTTCCATCGACACATCGTTATTCCTTGGTTTCTCCGTCGCATTGCAAGGAGTATAGGTCAATCTGTTGGACTTGTGCCGCCGCCTGTCGCGCCGCTATTTCGTAAGGATTATCCCAATAAGCGTGCCCACCCCGGCGTTGCGCCCGCCATCCGGCAATGACATAAACCAGCGGAAATAACACGCCCCAGCGTTCAAATTGCGCCACATGCACCCGCTCATGAACGCGGCTGGCAGCAAGGTGCGCAGGTGACATGCCAATCACCACATGCCCTAGCGTGAACGCATTAACCCGCCCAAACATCGGCAAACCTTGCTGTAAACGTTTGCCAATGTAACCGCCCCAAATTTCTAAAACCCCGCTGTGTAACGCGAAATGCCCACCCGTTGCCCATGCGAGTGCCGCCAATGGCGTGCAGCCAAGGCTAATGGGCGCGACCCAAAGGTAACGCAAGATTTTTAGCCAAATTGAGTGTCTTTTCATCGTCTGCATCGAACCATTTGCCGATTATATCAACCAATGATAGATCAATCGGCAGCGATTAATCTGTTTGGTAGGTTTTTTGCATAGCGTAAATCCGTTAAACTGGGTTTGTCGCGTTAGGCATAAGCATTTCAAGGACTACAACCAACGCAAAGGGGATTACGTGGATCACTTATTACACAACATTTTGTTGTTATTGGTACTCTCTGTTGGGGCTGTTGCCGCATTTCGCTCGTTTAATTTACCGCCTATTTTGGGTTATTTACTGGTTGGGGCACTGACCGGGCAGTACGCGCTTAGCTGGCTGGATGACCGTAGTACTGGCTTCATTTTTATGGGCGAAGTGGGTGTGGTGTTCCTGTTATTTGCGATTGGGCTGGAGTTCTCGGTTAAGCAGTTTATGGCAATGCGCCGTACCATTCTGGGCTTGGGCGGAATGCAGGTGGTGCTTTCTACCTTGAGTGGCTTGGCGATTTTCGTGTATTTCGGGATGTCTTGGCAGGGTGGAGTGATTGCCGCCGGGGCACTGGCGATGTCATCCACCGCGATTGTGGTCAAGCAATTAACCGATCAGGCTGAAATGCGGGCTAAACACGGGCAGATGGCACTGGCGATTTTACTGTTCCAGGACATTGCGGTAGTACCGTTTTTGGTGATTATCCCCATTTTGGCGGGGGATGCAGCGGGGACGCAAAGTGCTGCGCAAATCGGGTTGGATGTGCTGGCAGCGGTGGTGCTCTTCGCCACGATGATGATTGTGGGGCATTACACCTTACGCCCGTTGTTCCATTACATTTCGCGGGCGCAATCGACTGAATTATTCAATATCACGGTGTTATTGGTGGCGTTAACCGCTGCTTGGATCACGGAATCACTGGGGCTTTCCTTGGCTTTGGGGGCATTCCTCGCAGGGATGTTGTTGAGCGAAACTGAGTATAAGCACCAAGTGGAAAGTGAAATTCGCCCGTTTCGCGATATTTTAATGGGCATTTTCTTTATTACGGTCGGCGCGAAATTGAATGTCGCGGTGTTGCCCGAATTGTGGCAACCCATCTTGTTATTAGTGGTGGGATTGATCGTAGGTAAAAGCTTGTTAGTCGCTTTTTTAGCGCGTTATTTCTCCGCTGATGATGGCACGGCATTACGCACCGGCTTGGTATTGGCACAGGGTGGTGAATTCGGTTTTGCATTGTTGGCGTTGGCGTTGACTAACGGTTTATTGGATGAAAAAGAATCACAAATTGTGCTGGCAACGATTATTATCAGCATGGTTTTGTCACCAATTATTATTCGTTATAACGATGTGCTGACTAAACGCTTATTGGGTAACAGTTATTTAAATCAGCGTCAAAAAGATACCCACGAAGTCAGTGCTGCGGTGCAGGAGCTGGACGGTCATGTATTGATTTGCGGCTATCGGCGTATGGGGCAAAATTTAGCGCGTTTACTCAATCAGCAGGGTGTGTCTTACGCGGCGTTGGATCTTGACCCGTTGATTGTGCAAGCAGCGTGGGAAGCTGGCGATAAAGTGTATTTTGCCGATGCCACGCGCCCGGAAATCTTGTTGGCGGCGGGTTTGAGCAGGGCGCGGATGGTGATTATTACCGTGACGGATATGGAGGTGGCGAAGCGTATTACCGCGTCGGTGCGTCACGCTAATGCGGATATTCCCATTTTAGTGCGGATCCGCGAAGACAGTTACATGGAGCCGTTACTGGCTTTGGGCGCAACGCATGTGTTGCCCGAAATGCTGGAAGCAACGGTGGTTATTGCAGAAAATATGCTGCAACAATTGGGGATGTCAGCGGATGAATTGCTACCGCTAATCGAAGGCATTCGGCGTGACGGCTATAAAAGTTTGCGCAGCTATTACCACGGCGATAAAGTTAAACCGACGCGCGATATGGGCGAGTCTTTCCTGCATACTTTTGTATTGCAGCCAACCGATTTTGCTAACGGTAAATTAATCAGTGAGTTAAATCTGGAGCGTTACGGTTTTAGTATTAAAAGCTTACGGCGTGGCGAGATTCGTGGGGATCACCCGGATGTTACTATGCGCTTACAAGCCGGTGATAAACTGGTGCTGGAAGGTAAGGCGGACAATTTCCGTAAAGCAGAGAATGCTTTGCGTATTGGCAGTAAAATTAGCAAAATCCCGGCAGTTTAGGGCAGCGACAAAAGAAAAAACCACCGCATCCGCCTATTTCAACTACAATTAACCAGCTTATTTGGTTTGAATGCTTAGGAGCAAGCTCGTGCAAAAACGTAATCATTACCTGTTTGTTGTCCTTTTTTGCTTGGCAATGTTCAGCACCGCGTTATTTTTCCAACTGGTCGTGGGCTTAGAGCCTTGCCCGTTGTGTGTGTTTCAGCGTATCGCTCTTTTGTTTATCGGGCTGGTTGGCTTGTTAGCGTTTTTGCATAATCCGCGTGGCTTCGCAGATCGTTTATACGGTGTGCTCCTGATAGTAGGTGGCTTGGGCAGTCTGGGTGTGGCGGTTCGCCATGTATGGTTGCTCAGTTTGCCAAAAGATGAAGCGGCTTCTTGTGGCCCCGGCATGGAGATTTGGCTGGATCGTTTTATTGCCGTATTACCC encodes:
- the lnt gene encoding apolipoprotein N-acyltransferase, whose amino-acid sequence is MKKKPPLMACIVSVSTSCFGGSSGDSSGINSWRWLGYLLLAALLYGLSFPSWEGVELFPLAWICLLPLLSPPMVALPFWRYSGIALLFGVLGSLIAGHWTLGHSLGFGILAIIWHGLIVAPPLWFFHWLLKRCSYAMALLLLPFVWTAWEWIAANNQPFFWGALGATQANQTWLVQFVDLTGVWGLSFWLVALNAALAYALYRYAALEKRLLWQRFSLILTLFLLPPILYGQWRIHTLPWQPTDMVQLSLLQPNASEKAGQTALATLMDNLDKTKVDMAVWPESIFESMPFHDKTFNENIQRWNIPVMMVFIATQSNMHRPDFVDAYGAAIIMDNTVLGRILKGPVLSLLEPHYRKQRLVPHSELQLVPDSILWRWSALREVLPSRMLHTTKSSRPLRFISRTGQEHRLSPLICYEAVFPHLAAQAVRDGAEALFVLANDIHFGGTEAWQAASFARLRAIETRRPVVRTSTSGVVGVIDAFGEWQMMDNHRVFGGFSASLGLIATPPTVYVQWIDLLPKVCCAVVLLAGVTCRRKVSAANKSFNFINGTSVD
- a CDS encoding response regulator, with product MLKLLIADDHLLFMEGLALVLRDRFLGSVIHQASHLREVKQQLQDNAPFDLLLLDRTMPGVDSLQHLQAFWDIVPDLRIAVISAADAPHYIQEALGLGVVGFISKASPPDVMVEAIQHILRGGIYIPASPSHTNGSGTVDKALLPPRLLEVLTLATNGYSNKQIAAMLAITEGTVKQHFHAILKTLDAYNRTQAIQKARLLGLVS
- a CDS encoding hybrid sensor histidine kinase/response regulator; the protein is MLWRKLFYSLPGLSSEALLNERIRLERIQTSIGTVAATVMASVVYSTHPYGYFPDYVVSLWFAFQCFLFVAWFLFLGGFHYKSSVFKPFWSYASTIASVLYGLSWGIGWVLFAENNQTNHAILYIVICAGVVSGGFFATAFYFPSMLAFTFSSITPITLNVIFNGSLLHPWLAGSIVIYALTFFGFALNLHFFLLDALARREREITLSRRLEEEKKQTELAHQEKNRFLAAASHDLRQPLQAIHFFQYALEKQLPTDQDWAVFRKMQESTQSLTELLDALLDISKLDAGGIDIKRQPLFLHDLLHRVYQRYFPLAANAGIDLEYMPIRVWVDSDPKVLERIIQNLVVNAIKHMGKHGRIVLGARRCAGGVRVEVHDNGVGIPTAAQTAIFTEFYQLNNPERNRNKGLGLGLSIVKRLAGLLGHEVGLVSQEGRGCVFSITLPLASVMALPVVTSNPIDAVSVPMPGQVLLVEDDKTVLDALILLFQLWGFSIVTAEILDAATILQEHTDIQMIVSDYQLQEGYDGLQLIQQLRLLSGREIPAILITGNTSPDVLKMIASSGIALSYKPINPRVLRSLAETVMKAC
- a CDS encoding TIGR03862 family flavoprotein, producing MNITHPIVVIGGGPAGLMAAEQLLNAGFAVDLYDAMPSVGRKFLLAGIGGLNITHSEAFPAFCSRYAPHETQMTPLLTQFGADALREWCANLGVETFVGTSGRVFPREMKAAPLLRAWLTRLKHAGLRIHPRHCWQGWDASGQLQFDTPNGAIKVAYTAVILALGGGSWKKLGSDGAWMPLLNARGVETAPLLPSNCGFLCAWSEHLRSRFAGAPLKSVALHFTDERGQHASRKGEMIVTAQGVEGSLIYAFSARLRDTLMAHGSATFYLDLLPDHSQETLLTVLATRPAHKTLGHFLKSRLKLDGVKAALLFETLDAAQRNDPQRVATALKAVPITLTATTALDEAISTAGGVTFTAMDDNLMLNAMPGVFCAGEMLDWEAPTGGYLLTGCFASGYHAGRGVIRWLAINKLS
- a CDS encoding YchJ family protein codes for the protein MTAALCPCQSGKTYTQCCRPYHDGKAAPTAETLMRSRYSAYVLRNGAYLHRSWHASTRPNKKSLLQLPPTEWLGLEIVRTEQGGATDTSGVVAFIARYREADAEAVLQETSRFVREAGRWTYVDAL
- a CDS encoding YceH family protein, translating into MTLEATDAPKPPFAAEELRILGCLLEKHLTTPNNYPLTLNSLMLACNQKSSREPLMNLKEGVVGRIAKDLVEAGWVAIQNSERAQRFEHRVTRRLKLTTQQHAILAVLLLRRPQTLNEIKTRTERMAEFTSTDEIRDILDAWLSDAQPLVMRLPAGHGRREDRYYHTLGTETAEDLQDEIPSASVAMPARHDDAYEALEARIMALEQRLTALEANLGA
- a CDS encoding tetratricopeptide repeat protein produces the protein MCRWKRPVLLAVIATCLLSTRIGWSEPPDDDYQQALAYEQTPDMPRAEFWYRKAADAGSLDAQLRLAKLYREGLKLSQNDERAAHYYRMAAEQGNAVAEYKLGTMYYGGHGVEQDNQQAVTWFGLAARQGLPQAVQALTIMRHNGHCCTPPTRLSSLPMPSTAALTP